The following are from one region of the Candidatus Kinetoplastibacterium crithidii genome:
- the purF gene encoding amidophosphoribosyltransferase has protein sequence MCGIVGVIGRSQVNQLIYDSLLLLQHRGQDAAGIATSNNGLFNLHKSHGLVRDVFRSHNMLSLPGCQGIGQVRYPTAGSNNSEHEAQPFYVNAPFGIMFAHNGNLTNWKELRESLFKVDQRHINTNSDSEVLLNIFAHELHSVSSGVSLDENAIFKAVENLHKRVRGAYAVVSLISGYGLVAFRDIYGIRPLCIGRQDTDKGVEWMIASESVALEGNGFKFIRDVAPGETIFIDLDGNFYSKVCSDKSVLTPCIFEYIYFARPDSFIDGVSVYDARLRMGEYLAAKIAKEIKSGDIDVVIPIPDSSRPAAMQLADCLNLDYREGLIKNRYVGRTFIMPGQSVRRKSVRQKLNTIATEFKNKNVLLVDDSIVRGTTSKEIVEMARSVGARKVYFASAAAPIRYQNVYGIDMPTPNELVASNRTEEEVGKFIGSDYLIYQNIEDMEQSVRCIKPSLTNFEASCFNGIYITGDVNSEYLSNLSNTRTS, from the coding sequence ATGTGTGGAATTGTTGGTGTTATTGGACGTAGCCAAGTAAATCAGCTTATATATGATAGTCTTTTGCTGCTGCAACATAGAGGTCAAGATGCAGCTGGTATTGCTACATCTAATAATGGTTTATTTAATCTTCATAAATCACATGGACTCGTAAGAGATGTATTTAGATCTCATAACATGCTTTCTTTGCCAGGATGTCAAGGTATAGGGCAGGTACGTTATCCTACTGCAGGTTCTAACAATAGTGAACATGAGGCTCAACCTTTTTATGTTAATGCTCCTTTTGGTATAATGTTTGCTCATAATGGTAATTTAACAAATTGGAAAGAATTAAGAGAATCTTTGTTTAAAGTAGATCAAAGACATATAAATACTAATTCTGATTCAGAAGTTTTATTAAATATATTTGCACATGAACTACATTCAGTTTCAAGTGGAGTTTCTTTGGATGAAAATGCTATTTTTAAAGCAGTAGAAAATCTACATAAACGCGTACGTGGTGCTTATGCTGTAGTTTCATTAATATCAGGCTATGGTTTAGTTGCTTTTCGTGATATATATGGTATTAGACCTTTATGTATAGGTCGTCAAGATACAGATAAAGGTGTTGAGTGGATGATAGCATCTGAATCTGTAGCATTGGAAGGGAATGGATTTAAATTTATAAGAGATGTAGCACCAGGAGAAACTATATTTATAGATTTAGATGGTAATTTTTATAGTAAAGTTTGTTCTGATAAAAGTGTATTGACACCTTGCATATTCGAATATATTTATTTTGCTAGACCTGATTCTTTTATAGATGGAGTATCTGTTTATGATGCTCGTTTGCGTATGGGTGAATATCTAGCAGCAAAAATTGCAAAGGAAATCAAGTCAGGTGATATAGATGTTGTTATTCCAATACCAGATTCATCTCGTCCTGCTGCTATGCAACTTGCTGATTGTTTAAATTTAGATTATAGGGAAGGTCTTATTAAAAATAGGTATGTAGGTAGAACTTTTATAATGCCTGGACAATCTGTACGTAGGAAGTCTGTAAGACAAAAATTAAATACCATTGCTACTGAGTTTAAAAATAAAAATGTACTTTTGGTAGATGATTCAATAGTTAGAGGAACTACAAGCAAGGAAATAGTAGAAATGGCTCGTTCTGTTGGTGCAAGAAAAGTTTATTTTGCATCTGCAGCTGCTCCAATTAGATATCAAAATGTTTATGGTATAGATATGCCTACTCCAAATGAGCTAGTTGCTTCTAATCGTACTGAAGAAGAGGTAGGAAAATTTATAGGAAGTGATTATTTAATATATCAGAATATAGAAGATATGGAACAGTCTGTAAGATGTATAAAGCCATCATTAACTAATTTTGAGGCTTCTTGTTTTAATGGAATTTATATTACAGGAGATGTAAATTCAGAATATTTATCTAATTTGAGTAATACTAGGACTTCTTAA
- a CDS encoding NAAT family transporter — MIDPLIKSFLFTLATLLPFLNPPAIAPIFLSMTEGASPETRLMLAKKVGINVTIMLISTMLVGNGILMLFGISLPIVRLGGGMLIMYSAWNLVTANDDNSSGESDQTKSMSLEMANSRSFYPLTFPVTFGPGAIAGAITVGVSLIDEQPSIILLRLSGAIPAILLATFALYICMKFSAQMLNKLGKSGTAVFMRLSAFIMLCLGVQICWVGIQGLVNTFL; from the coding sequence ATGATAGATCCATTAATAAAAAGTTTTCTTTTCACATTGGCTACTTTATTGCCTTTTCTAAACCCACCTGCCATCGCACCTATATTTCTTTCTATGACAGAAGGAGCATCTCCAGAAACTAGATTAATGCTAGCAAAAAAAGTTGGCATAAATGTTACTATTATGCTTATATCCACTATGTTGGTAGGCAATGGCATATTAATGTTATTTGGTATTTCACTACCTATAGTTCGTTTAGGTGGTGGTATGCTTATAATGTATAGTGCCTGGAATTTAGTTACTGCAAATGATGACAACTCTTCAGGTGAATCTGATCAAACAAAATCCATGTCTTTGGAAATGGCAAATTCCAGGTCATTTTATCCTCTAACTTTTCCTGTAACATTTGGTCCTGGTGCAATTGCTGGAGCCATAACTGTTGGTGTTTCATTAATAGACGAACAACCATCAATAATACTTTTAAGATTATCTGGAGCAATTCCAGCCATTTTATTAGCTACTTTTGCTCTCTACATATGTATGAAATTCTCTGCTCAAATGCTTAACAAACTTGGTAAAAGTGGCACTGCTGTATTTATGAGATTATCTGCATTCATTATGTTATGCCTAGGAGTACAAATATGTTGGGTTGGCATACAAGGTCTAGTTAATACTTTTTTATAA
- the purL gene encoding phosphoribosylformylglycinamidine synthase — MLIVQNFSGSSAISDFRRQNLLAKLGAFGIKLSNIDAYYEHFVYLERSLEDSENCILSKLLEYGSIDFSKSSDNYKIELLVIPRLGTVSPWSSKATDIAHNCGLSVVKRIERGIKYILSYKEPLVDDQLPKEALDTLLDFIHDCMTESVVNVDFDPKLLFNNTEKKDLKTISLIKDGRIALEKANKDLGLALSNDEIEYLEKSFKSLQRDPTDVELIMFAQANSEHCRHKIFNAQWIIDGKQKKDTLFDLIKQTHYSQPVGTIVAYSDNSAIMEGRISNSFHTNKSSINGMFVYGRNSAIFHNIMKVETHNHPTAISPFQGAATGSGGEIRDEGATGRGSKPKVGLTGFSVSHLRFEDNIRQWEDDYYSIPSRMASPLSIMVDAPLGSASFNNEFGRPSVLGYFRSFEQTIDNIHWGYHKPIMLSGGLGIIDSRLSKKKSIPEGALLIQLGGPGFRIGMGGGAASSITIGSNTAELDFDSVQRGNPEIERRAQEVIDRCWQQGDNNPILSIHDVGAGGLSNAFPELINDSKMGAIFNLNKIPVEEYGMSPAEIWTNESQERYVLAILPDSLKKFDEIAVRERCPYSVVGIAINDRHLYLIDGNDADFDMNGLLNIAKSENVKKHPVDLPLDIILGKSPRLIRDVKSYNHRSDVVKFDNMVLSDAISRVLSHPTVSSKSFLITIGDRSVGALVARDQMVGPWQVPVADCAVSLASYDSFFGEAMSIGERAPIAVISPAASVRLAVSEALTNLVASDVEKIEDIKLSANWMADCSSSGIQDANLYQAVSAVSKFCKELGLSIPVGKDSLSMKTITDDGKYIVSPISLVVSAFSPVKDVRKTLTPQLIKNIDSKLIYIDLGFSKNRIGGSILAQVYGQFGDIVPDMDDPDKLQCFFYAIRHLANEDMILAYHDRSDGGLFTTIVEMSFAGHIGVSINLDNLITGSLDNENLIKTLFSEELGAVIQVDNKVYDYVINCFEKNNISNYCHTIGSVNTSDIIEISHNSSSLWKQNRSDLGIIWSDVSYRISSIRDNPSCASEELDLWKDVNDPGLNPVLYFDPNIDISAPYINKNVRPKIAILREQGCNSHVEMAWAFDQAGFSSIDVHMTDLLNKSINLSEMQGLVAVGGFSYGDVLGAGEGWARTILFNSFLYDQFSDFFANKNSFSLGVCNGCQMMSSLSTIIPGALNWPKFTRNKSEKYESRLSTIKIISSPSIFFSGMENSRIPIVVAHGEGYADFSKHGNIDLVNTSAYFVNNYGDMTESYPLNPNGSPKGITAVTTDDGRCTIMMPHPERVSRNVLFSWHPSEWVENYSPWMRMFRNARAWLG, encoded by the coding sequence GTGCTAATAGTTCAAAATTTTTCAGGTTCGTCTGCTATTTCTGATTTTCGTCGTCAAAATCTATTGGCTAAGCTGGGTGCTTTTGGTATTAAATTATCAAACATAGATGCTTATTATGAACATTTTGTATATTTAGAGCGTTCTTTAGAGGACAGTGAAAATTGTATTTTGTCAAAATTATTGGAATATGGTTCTATAGATTTTTCTAAATCATCTGATAATTATAAAATAGAACTATTGGTAATTCCTCGTCTAGGAACAGTTTCTCCGTGGTCTAGTAAAGCTACAGATATAGCTCATAACTGTGGTTTGAGTGTTGTCAAAAGAATTGAAAGAGGTATCAAATATATTCTTTCTTATAAAGAACCTTTAGTTGATGATCAACTTCCTAAAGAAGCACTAGATACATTATTGGATTTTATACATGATTGTATGACAGAAAGTGTTGTTAATGTTGATTTTGATCCAAAGCTTTTATTTAATAATACAGAAAAAAAAGATCTAAAGACCATCTCTCTTATAAAAGATGGACGTATTGCTTTGGAAAAAGCTAATAAGGACTTAGGTCTAGCATTATCTAATGATGAAATCGAGTATCTAGAAAAATCATTCAAGTCTCTTCAAAGGGATCCTACTGATGTGGAATTGATAATGTTTGCACAAGCTAATAGTGAACATTGTCGTCATAAGATCTTTAATGCTCAATGGATTATAGATGGGAAACAAAAAAAAGATACTCTATTTGATCTAATTAAACAAACGCATTATAGTCAACCAGTTGGTACAATAGTAGCTTATTCTGATAATTCAGCTATTATGGAAGGTAGAATTTCTAATAGTTTTCATACAAACAAATCTTCTATAAATGGTATGTTTGTCTATGGTAGAAATAGTGCTATTTTTCATAATATAATGAAGGTAGAAACTCATAATCATCCAACTGCAATTTCTCCTTTTCAAGGAGCTGCTACTGGTTCCGGAGGAGAAATAAGAGATGAAGGTGCAACTGGTCGTGGTTCTAAACCTAAAGTAGGTCTTACTGGTTTTTCTGTTTCGCATTTGAGATTTGAAGATAATATACGTCAGTGGGAGGATGATTACTATAGTATACCTTCTCGCATGGCATCACCTTTATCTATAATGGTTGATGCTCCATTAGGTAGTGCTTCATTCAATAATGAATTTGGTCGACCTAGTGTTTTAGGTTATTTTAGATCATTTGAGCAAACTATAGATAATATTCATTGGGGTTATCACAAACCAATAATGTTGTCTGGTGGTCTAGGTATTATAGATTCTAGATTAAGTAAGAAAAAAAGTATACCTGAGGGAGCCTTGTTGATCCAATTAGGGGGACCAGGTTTTCGTATAGGAATGGGTGGAGGAGCAGCCTCTAGTATTACTATAGGTAGTAATACAGCAGAGTTAGATTTTGATTCAGTTCAAAGAGGGAACCCAGAAATAGAAAGAAGAGCTCAAGAAGTTATAGATAGATGTTGGCAACAAGGCGATAATAATCCTATATTATCTATTCATGATGTAGGGGCTGGTGGATTATCTAATGCTTTTCCAGAGTTGATAAATGATTCTAAAATGGGAGCTATATTTAATTTAAATAAAATTCCAGTAGAAGAGTATGGGATGTCTCCTGCTGAAATATGGACTAATGAGTCGCAGGAAAGATACGTGTTAGCTATTTTACCTGATAGTCTAAAAAAATTTGATGAGATAGCAGTTAGAGAACGTTGTCCTTATTCAGTTGTAGGAATAGCCATTAATGATAGACATTTATATCTTATAGATGGTAATGATGCTGATTTTGATATGAATGGTTTATTAAATATAGCCAAATCAGAAAATGTCAAAAAACACCCGGTAGATCTGCCTCTTGATATTATTTTAGGAAAATCGCCGCGTTTGATTCGTGATGTTAAAAGTTATAATCATAGAAGTGATGTTGTAAAATTTGATAATATGGTCTTGTCAGATGCTATATCTAGGGTTTTAAGTCACCCTACCGTATCTAGTAAATCATTTCTTATTACAATAGGTGATCGTTCAGTAGGTGCTTTAGTTGCTCGTGACCAAATGGTTGGTCCATGGCAGGTGCCAGTTGCTGATTGTGCGGTGTCATTGGCAAGTTATGATAGTTTTTTTGGTGAGGCAATGTCAATAGGTGAGCGAGCTCCTATTGCAGTAATTAGTCCTGCAGCCTCTGTTCGTTTGGCAGTTTCTGAAGCTTTAACCAATTTAGTAGCTTCTGATGTAGAAAAAATAGAAGATATAAAATTGTCTGCTAATTGGATGGCTGATTGTAGTAGTAGTGGCATTCAAGATGCTAATCTCTACCAGGCTGTTTCGGCTGTTAGTAAATTTTGTAAAGAACTTGGCCTTTCTATACCTGTTGGAAAAGATTCTTTATCTATGAAAACAATTACAGATGATGGAAAATATATTGTTTCACCAATATCTTTGGTTGTTTCTGCTTTTTCTCCTGTTAAAGATGTTCGTAAGACGTTAACACCTCAATTAATCAAAAATATTGATAGTAAATTAATTTATATAGATTTAGGTTTTTCTAAAAATAGGATTGGTGGTTCTATATTAGCGCAAGTTTATGGTCAATTTGGTGACATAGTGCCTGATATGGATGATCCTGATAAATTGCAATGCTTCTTTTATGCGATAAGACATCTTGCTAATGAAGACATGATATTAGCTTATCATGATAGATCAGATGGTGGGTTGTTTACAACTATAGTAGAAATGTCTTTTGCTGGACATATTGGGGTTTCTATAAATTTGGATAATTTAATAACTGGTTCTCTGGATAATGAAAATCTTATAAAAACTTTATTTTCTGAAGAGTTAGGAGCTGTAATTCAAGTTGATAATAAAGTTTATGATTATGTTATTAATTGTTTTGAAAAAAATAATATTTCTAACTATTGCCATACAATAGGTTCAGTAAATACATCTGATATTATCGAAATAAGTCATAATAGTTCTTCTCTATGGAAACAGAATCGTTCCGATTTAGGAATAATATGGAGTGATGTAAGTTATCGAATTTCATCTATAAGAGATAATCCTTCTTGTGCTTCTGAAGAGTTAGATTTATGGAAAGATGTTAATGATCCAGGTCTTAACCCAGTATTATATTTTGATCCAAATATTGATATTTCTGCTCCATATATAAATAAAAATGTCCGTCCTAAAATTGCTATTTTGAGAGAACAGGGATGTAATAGTCATGTGGAAATGGCTTGGGCTTTTGATCAAGCAGGTTTTTCTTCTATAGATGTACATATGACTGATTTATTAAATAAGAGCATAAATCTTTCTGAAATGCAAGGTTTAGTAGCTGTAGGTGGTTTTAGTTATGGCGATGTTTTAGGAGCAGGTGAGGGTTGGGCCCGAACAATTTTATTTAATAGTTTTTTATATGATCAGTTTTCTGATTTCTTTGCCAATAAGAATAGTTTTTCGCTTGGGGTATGTAATGGTTGTCAAATGATGAGTTCATTATCAACTATAATTCCTGGAGCTTTGAATTGGCCTAAATTTACAAGAAATAAATCAGAAAAATATGAGTCTCGTTTATCAACTATTAAGATAATATCTTCTCCATCAATATTTTTCTCAGGAATGGAAAATTCTAGAATTCCTATTGTTGTTGCTCATGGGGAAGGATATGCTGATTTTTCTAAACATGGCAATATCGATCTTGTTAATACGTCAGCTTATTTTGTAAATAATTATGGTGATATGACAGAGTCTTATCCCCTTAATCCAAATGGCAGTCCAAAAGGAATAACAGCTGTTACAACAGATGACGGTAGATGTACTATAATGATGCCTCATCCAGAAAGAGTTTCTCGTAATGTTTTATTTTCTTGGCATCCATCAGAATGGGTAGAAAATTATAGTCCATGGATGCGCATGTTTAGAAATGCACGAGCATGGCTTGGGTAA
- a CDS encoding CvpA family protein, with amino-acid sequence MNYFDFLVLFILIISSFIGFYRGFIKEVISLFTYIISFLITDLIGDILSPFFDCYTDSILLKDGLSYLIVLFLSLLFCSLIANIVSFFINKTDISNINRIFGAIFGFFRGLFLVLLIVVFFCFTNLSQELYWIDSIFIDTIMILIENIKLYLPYSSKLKELLP; translated from the coding sequence GTGAATTATTTTGACTTTCTTGTATTATTTATTTTGATTATTTCTTCTTTTATAGGATTTTATCGTGGTTTTATAAAAGAAGTCATATCTTTATTTACTTATATAATCTCATTCTTAATTACTGATTTAATCGGTGATATTTTATCGCCTTTTTTTGATTGTTATACAGATTCTATTTTACTGAAAGATGGTTTATCTTATTTAATAGTTTTATTTTTATCATTATTATTTTGTTCTTTGATTGCGAATATAGTGTCTTTTTTTATAAATAAAACAGATATTTCAAATATAAATAGAATATTTGGGGCAATATTTGGTTTTTTTAGAGGTCTTTTTCTAGTATTATTAATAGTTGTATTTTTTTGTTTTACCAATTTATCGCAAGAATTATATTGGATTGATAGTATTTTTATAGATACTATTATGATTTTAATTGAGAATATTAAATTATATTTACCTTATTCTTCCAAATTAAAAGAGTTGTTGCCTTAA
- the rph gene encoding ribonuclease PH: MIIERLFGRPFDQIRPFKIVKQFTSNSDASILISMGNTIVLCNANVLDGVPDFMKGTNSPWITAEYSMLPGSTRTRTTRESVVGRQSGRTHEIQRLIGRSLRTAFDIRFSGEFTIKLDCDVLQADGGTRCASITGSYLAIIDILPILYEKYSIRYDKKIEKVAAISVGLINNNILLDMNYEEDSNCDVDMNVVMDDSGNFIEIQVTGEKAKFNKEKLDLMLSTARHGILQLMSYY, encoded by the coding sequence ATGATAATTGAACGTTTATTCGGAAGGCCTTTTGATCAAATTAGACCTTTCAAGATAGTTAAGCAATTTACTAGTAATTCTGATGCCTCAATTTTGATTAGCATGGGAAATACTATAGTTCTTTGTAATGCTAATGTTTTAGATGGTGTTCCTGACTTTATGAAAGGTACAAATAGTCCTTGGATTACAGCAGAATATAGTATGTTACCAGGTTCAACAAGAACTCGTACAACAAGAGAATCAGTAGTAGGAAGACAATCTGGTAGAACACATGAAATACAAAGATTGATTGGTCGTAGTTTAAGAACAGCTTTCGATATAAGATTTAGTGGTGAATTTACTATTAAATTAGATTGTGATGTGCTACAAGCTGATGGTGGTACAAGATGTGCAAGTATTACAGGATCCTATTTAGCTATTATAGATATTCTTCCTATTTTATATGAAAAATATTCTATTAGATATGATAAAAAAATAGAGAAAGTAGCAGCCATTTCTGTTGGCCTTATTAATAATAATATATTACTTGATATGAACTATGAAGAAGATTCTAATTGTGATGTAGATATGAATGTTGTAATGGATGATAGTGGTAATTTTATCGAAATACAGGTTACAGGAGAAAAAGCAAAATTTAATAAAGAAAAACTTGATTTGATGTTATCTACTGCTAGACATGGTATTTTACAATTAATGTCTTATTATTGA
- a CDS encoding DUF1732 domain-containing protein, whose translation MTGFGCSQIDINEDEILSIEIRSFNNRFLDIKMNILEEYKSLEKNIRNLIITNISRGKIEIKIIKQSNKNIIDYSFQEFISNISNKILLIKQEMPDIRTPTSAELINLFYKNKDHIINTSCSLNENIIFESIIIAINNLKKDRKREGEDLLKIILNYINDIGEILKYIELNSKSSIDFFKNKLFKKIEKNFIEILSNKFDNQEIKDKFIQEIISNVLKVDISEEIERLNIHLKEMRKTINEEKGSLGKKIEYLTQEMNREINTIGSKTNATEISHLAIEIKLLIDKIREQSQNIE comes from the coding sequence ATGACAGGTTTTGGTTGTTCACAAATAGATATTAATGAAGATGAAATCTTATCTATTGAAATACGAAGTTTTAATAATAGATTTTTAGACATTAAAATGAATATTTTAGAAGAATATAAAAGTCTAGAAAAAAATATCAGAAATCTAATAATAACAAATATATCAAGAGGAAAAATTGAAATAAAAATAATTAAACAATCAAACAAAAATATAATAGATTATTCATTCCAGGAATTTATAAGTAATATTTCTAATAAAATATTACTTATAAAACAAGAAATGCCTGATATTAGAACTCCTACATCAGCAGAGCTTATTAACCTTTTCTATAAAAATAAGGATCACATAATAAATACTTCATGTTCTTTAAATGAAAATATAATTTTTGAATCAATTATAATAGCTATTAATAACTTAAAAAAGGATCGAAAAAGAGAAGGAGAAGATCTTTTAAAAATAATTCTAAATTATATAAATGATATTGGAGAAATACTAAAATATATAGAACTAAATTCAAAATCCAGTATTGACTTTTTCAAAAACAAGTTATTTAAAAAAATAGAAAAAAATTTTATAGAAATATTATCTAACAAATTTGATAATCAAGAAATCAAAGATAAGTTTATTCAGGAAATAATTTCTAATGTTTTAAAAGTTGATATTTCAGAAGAAATAGAAAGGCTAAATATACATTTGAAAGAAATGCGAAAAACAATAAACGAGGAAAAAGGCAGTTTAGGAAAAAAAATAGAATATTTAACTCAAGAAATGAATAGAGAAATAAATACAATAGGGTCAAAAACTAATGCTACAGAGATATCGCATCTTGCTATCGAAATAAAATTATTAATAGATAAAATAAGAGAACAATCACAAAATATAGAATAA
- the map gene encoding type I methionyl aminopeptidase, protein MGIITNINDLEKMRAACKAAAKILDFIHPYIRPGITTGELDKLCFTYMTEELHVKSATIGYAPEGYTPFTGSICTSVNHQVCHGIPGEKILKDGDSLNIDVTIIKDGWYGDTSRMYHVGEPNILGKRLADITHECMWKGIEQVRNEARLGDIGYAIQKHAESSGFSVVREYCGHGIGRNFHEDPQVLNYGRPNTGEYLKTGMLITIEPMINAGRKEIKHLKDGWTVVTKDHSLSAQWEHTILVTDDGYEILTKSPGMEKVPSFVKKEF, encoded by the coding sequence ATGGGAATAATTACAAACATTAATGATCTAGAAAAAATGCGTGCTGCATGTAAAGCTGCAGCAAAAATACTTGATTTTATACACCCCTATATTAGGCCAGGTATAACTACTGGGGAATTAGATAAGTTATGTTTTACGTATATGACTGAAGAATTACATGTAAAATCAGCAACTATAGGTTATGCTCCAGAAGGATATACGCCTTTTACTGGTTCAATATGTACTTCAGTAAATCACCAAGTATGTCATGGAATACCTGGTGAAAAGATTTTAAAGGATGGAGACTCACTAAATATAGATGTAACAATAATAAAAGATGGCTGGTATGGAGATACAAGTAGAATGTATCATGTAGGAGAACCTAATATATTGGGCAAAAGGCTTGCTGATATTACTCACGAATGCATGTGGAAAGGAATAGAACAAGTTCGTAATGAAGCCAGACTTGGAGATATAGGTTATGCAATACAAAAACATGCTGAATCATCTGGTTTCTCAGTTGTAAGAGAATATTGTGGACATGGGATAGGACGAAATTTTCATGAAGATCCACAAGTATTAAACTATGGTAGACCTAATACAGGAGAATATCTAAAAACAGGAATGTTGATAACTATAGAACCGATGATAAATGCAGGTCGTAAAGAAATAAAACATCTCAAAGACGGATGGACTGTTGTGACAAAAGACCATAGTTTATCGGCACAATGGGAACACACTATACTTGTCACAGATGATGGCTATGAAATATTAACAAAATCACCAGGTATGGAAAAAGTTCCTTCTTTTGTGAAAAAAGAATTTTAA
- the folC gene encoding bifunctional tetrahydrofolate synthase/dihydrofolate synthase, producing the protein MKPDITTSLSAWLEYLEMIHPKNIDLGLDRVNNIFRRMNLKIDGVKFIVGGTNGKGSTCAFLESFLLESGYSVGLYTSPHIISFNERIRVNGSNISDQEIVDSFSFIENIRKEISLTYFEYATLAALNIFSNKKLDVLILEVGLGGRLDAVNIIDADCSIITSIGIDHVEWLGSTRDSIAKEKSYIYRKHKSAICGDTNPPDSLLKYAYGIDANLKLINKDFSFIVNQKNKSWSYFGKNYNFRDLPMPKLFGNCQIINATIALSALDSIYPILSTNYEIISFAIEKVFIPARFQVISNNPSLIIDVSHNSHAARVLSANLQKSNNFHKTYAIIGMLKDKDIREFIRVLSKDIDYWYCASTYGARGLSAIELANIIKISINIDDSAVHTFLNPYYALNVALRNCSKLDRIIVFGSFVTVSEIYKAYINKL; encoded by the coding sequence ATGAAGCCTGATATTACAACTTCTTTAAGTGCTTGGTTAGAATATTTAGAAATGATTCATCCAAAAAATATTGATTTAGGACTGGATCGAGTTAATAATATTTTTAGAAGAATGAATCTTAAGATTGATGGAGTTAAATTTATTGTCGGAGGTACTAATGGTAAAGGATCTACCTGTGCTTTTTTAGAATCTTTCTTATTGGAGTCTGGTTATTCAGTTGGTTTATATACATCTCCACATATAATATCTTTTAATGAACGCATTCGTGTTAATGGTAGTAATATTAGTGATCAAGAAATAGTAGATAGTTTTTCTTTTATAGAAAATATTCGTAAAGAAATATCATTAACTTATTTTGAATATGCAACACTAGCAGCATTAAATATTTTTTCTAATAAGAAACTAGATGTTCTCATACTGGAAGTGGGATTAGGAGGAAGACTAGACGCTGTAAATATTATAGATGCTGATTGTTCAATTATTACCAGTATAGGCATTGATCATGTAGAATGGTTAGGTAGTACTAGAGATTCAATAGCTAAAGAAAAGTCATATATTTATAGAAAGCATAAATCAGCCATATGTGGAGATACTAATCCTCCTGATTCATTACTGAAATATGCGTATGGAATAGATGCAAATTTAAAATTAATTAATAAAGACTTTAGTTTTATAGTCAATCAGAAAAATAAATCTTGGTCTTATTTTGGCAAAAATTATAATTTTAGAGATTTACCAATGCCGAAATTATTTGGTAATTGTCAAATAATTAATGCTACTATAGCTTTATCAGCTTTAGATTCGATATATCCAATATTATCAACTAATTATGAGATTATATCATTTGCGATTGAGAAGGTTTTTATACCAGCTAGATTCCAAGTTATCTCAAATAATCCAAGTTTAATAATAGATGTATCACATAACTCACATGCAGCAAGGGTGTTATCTGCTAATTTACAAAAAAGCAATAATTTTCATAAAACATATGCCATTATAGGAATGTTAAAAGATAAGGATATAAGAGAATTTATTAGAGTATTATCAAAAGATATAGATTATTGGTATTGTGCTAGTACATATGGAGCAAGAGGTTTATCTGCTATAGAGTTAGCAAATATTATAAAAATATCAATAAATATTGATGATAGTGCAGTTCATACTTTTCTGAATCCATATTATGCACTAAATGTAGCTTTAAGAAATTGTTCAAAATTAGATAGAATTATAGTATTTGGTTCCTTTGTTACAGTATCGGAGATATATAAAGCATATATAAATAAGTTATGA
- a CDS encoding disulfide bond formation protein B gives MNKQIKQNHFRNKLFLIIFILSFFSILIALISQHFFDMQPCAWCVIQRLLFFLIGIISLISFFLNKVIISRISALSISALGILGILAACLQKIFSSDDLSCTTSTAADKIISNSGFDSAIPWLFNIYASCADDPVTLFGIEYFIFSLSIFILLTFISLSIFLKKE, from the coding sequence ATGAACAAGCAAATAAAGCAAAATCATTTTAGAAATAAGCTTTTTCTTATAATTTTTATATTAAGTTTTTTTTCAATACTAATTGCTTTAATATCGCAACATTTTTTTGATATGCAACCATGTGCATGGTGTGTTATCCAAAGATTATTATTTTTCTTAATAGGCATAATTTCTTTAATTAGTTTTTTTCTAAATAAAGTAATAATATCCAGGATATCAGCACTTTCGATTTCGGCTCTTGGAATATTAGGTATTTTAGCAGCTTGTCTTCAAAAAATATTTTCTTCAGATGACTTATCATGCACAACATCAACAGCGGCGGATAAAATAATTAGTAACAGTGGGTTTGATTCTGCTATACCATGGTTATTTAATATATATGCATCATGTGCAGATGATCCTGTTACATTATTTGGAATAGAATATTTTATTTTTAGTCTATCTATTTTTATTTTATTAACATTCATATCCCTTTCTATTTTTCTAAAAAAAGAATAA